A section of the Pedobacter sp. HDW13 genome encodes:
- a CDS encoding VOC family protein, translated as MVKRIVVNIDATEIAVAARFYQDILGLDLLMDHGWITTYGTVGQKMDVQISFASEGGSGTATPDLSIEVENVDQVLAKVIAAGFPVEYGPVNETWGVRRFYTRDPFGKLINILSHID; from the coding sequence ATGGTAAAAAGAATAGTAGTTAATATTGATGCCACCGAAATTGCAGTTGCAGCCCGTTTTTATCAGGATATTTTAGGTCTGGATTTACTCATGGATCATGGTTGGATAACAACCTATGGTACGGTTGGGCAAAAAATGGATGTACAAATCAGTTTTGCCAGCGAAGGCGGCTCGGGTACTGCAACACCCGATCTGTCTATAGAGGTAGAAAATGTTGATCAGGTATTGGCGAAAGTGATAGCAGCAGGGTTCCCTGTCGAATATGGTCCTGTTAATGAAACCTGGGGTGTAAGGAGGTTTTACACCCGGGATCCCTTTGGTAAACTGATTAATATTTTAAGCCATATTGATTAG
- the msrA gene encoding peptide-methionine (S)-S-oxide reductase MsrA — translation MKKIILILLAVCAINQVQAQGKKTEKATFGMGCFWCTEAIFQRLKGVVSVKSGYEGGTLSNPTYEEVCTGATGHAEVLEITYNPMVISYDDLLEVFWKSHDPTTLNRQGADSGTQYRSVIFYHSAEQKAAAEKYKAELNKTNAYGKKVVTAIEAAKPFYVAENYHQNYFNKNGSEPYCRLVILPKIEKLEKVFKAKLKN, via the coding sequence ATGAAAAAGATAATTTTAATACTATTGGCCGTTTGTGCCATCAACCAGGTGCAGGCGCAAGGAAAGAAAACAGAAAAGGCAACCTTTGGTATGGGTTGTTTCTGGTGTACAGAAGCTATATTTCAACGCTTAAAAGGGGTAGTCTCTGTTAAATCGGGTTATGAAGGTGGTACTTTAAGCAATCCAACTTACGAAGAGGTTTGTACTGGTGCAACAGGTCATGCCGAAGTACTCGAAATTACCTACAATCCAATGGTAATTTCTTACGATGATTTACTGGAAGTATTCTGGAAAAGTCACGACCCTACTACACTAAACCGCCAAGGTGCTGATAGTGGAACTCAATATCGCTCGGTTATTTTTTACCACAGTGCAGAGCAAAAAGCAGCTGCCGAGAAGTATAAAGCCGAACTGAATAAAACCAATGCCTACGGCAAAAAAGTGGTTACAGCCATAGAAGCTGCCAAGCCTTTTTATGTTGCCGAAAACTACCACCAGAATTATTTTAATAAAAACGGAAGCGAACCTTATTGCAGGTTGGTTATCCTCCCGAAAATAGAGAAACTGGAAAAAGTATTTAAGGCAAAACTTAAAAATTAA
- a CDS encoding MG2 domain-containing protein, with amino-acid sequence MNLSLRFFASLICAFLLSLNVSAQKYTFEDFYRVDSIANRAQPKDALALIEKISLEAHQTHNTPLIIKSVIYRMMFQGYLEEDAFNKILIDLRQDISTARQPEKSILQSLLAEIYWNYLRENNWQIMQRTQVQGNIGDDIKTWDIKKLNNETVKYYLLSLSEADVLQQTKVDVLDAVLAGDKSNRNFRPTLYDLLAHRAIEVFSNTQLNLTGYDDELLDRNNPNLLGNTQDFLAMALPTDSTLFKIQALQLFKKLIRFHQSNNNLTALADIDLKRLIFVNQYFMGDNQEAYAEALNRLAEQSTGSEVYADILYEQALIHKNAQLPGDSNKGNLLTAVTLAEKAINRYPKSIGAKNALNLINQIKSSQLTIQTRAYVQPDKAAQLHLSYKNVDTVYFRLFKTPESKNEYQQFNNKKEFFAFLKDNKVIKEWRVVVPKASDYQTHTLIDKIDGLHFNDYTLIAQTINREQKDTVYSNVNFKVTAMAVINRINVDKHEYFVSQLIDGAPLKNVKIQQQRYDYNIRKYVNGVLLTTNDKGYASTNEINNNMSRALVTLGKDELKLNINNYSNYRDNEEDSRIILFTDRPIYRPGQTVYYKGLCLRIEKGVNKIEVNRIIDVYFKDANGKEIATATVKNNDFGTFQGSFSIPMGKLNGSMVISTDDGQIGVQVEEYKRPTFEVVFDKRNQRYKLNDSIKVVGKASAFSGYSVSNASVNYKIFRRALYDYRLNYTEQAAIYGSRAFERKQMAIGKTTTKSGGKFDITFFAKATDIRQNYSYDIEVEVTDLNGETRTKTSSVSVGQKDINLNINSEQVIYTSNKRDSLTFWVSNLNNEPIKANVKAEWTLLQAPSRLMNKSPFMPKTIQYPKRRLLKFFQIRNIIKNWRWPNGH; translated from the coding sequence ATGAATCTATCTTTACGCTTTTTCGCCTCCCTAATCTGCGCATTTTTGCTTTCGTTAAATGTTTCGGCGCAGAAATATACTTTCGAAGATTTTTACCGGGTAGATTCTATTGCTAACCGCGCCCAACCCAAAGATGCACTGGCCTTAATAGAGAAAATTAGTCTGGAGGCACACCAAACACATAATACACCTTTAATCATTAAATCGGTTATCTACCGCATGATGTTTCAAGGCTATTTGGAAGAAGACGCTTTTAATAAGATCCTGATCGATTTACGGCAAGATATCAGTACTGCGAGACAACCCGAAAAAAGTATTTTACAATCATTACTGGCCGAAATCTATTGGAATTACCTGAGAGAAAATAACTGGCAGATTATGCAACGCACACAGGTGCAGGGCAATATTGGCGATGATATTAAAACCTGGGATATTAAAAAATTAAACAATGAAACGGTAAAATATTACCTGCTCTCCTTAAGCGAAGCTGATGTTTTGCAACAAACCAAAGTAGATGTTTTAGATGCCGTTTTAGCCGGCGATAAAAGCAACCGGAATTTCAGGCCCACTCTTTACGATTTGCTGGCCCACCGCGCCATTGAAGTTTTTAGCAATACCCAGCTTAACCTTACCGGTTACGATGATGAGTTGCTGGATAGAAACAACCCTAACTTACTGGGCAATACACAAGATTTTTTAGCAATGGCATTGCCTACAGATAGTACATTGTTTAAAATACAGGCCTTACAATTGTTTAAAAAACTAATCAGATTTCATCAAAGCAACAACAACCTCACGGCTTTAGCTGATATTGATTTGAAAAGGTTAATCTTTGTAAACCAGTATTTTATGGGCGACAATCAGGAAGCTTACGCTGAGGCTTTAAACCGTTTGGCTGAGCAAAGTACAGGCAGCGAAGTCTATGCCGATATTTTATATGAGCAGGCTTTAATTCACAAAAATGCACAGTTACCTGGTGATAGCAATAAGGGAAATCTTTTAACAGCTGTGACCTTAGCCGAAAAGGCAATTAATCGTTATCCCAAAAGTATAGGTGCAAAAAATGCCCTTAACTTAATCAACCAGATAAAAAGTAGTCAGCTAACCATTCAAACCAGGGCTTATGTACAGCCTGATAAAGCTGCACAACTACACTTATCATACAAAAATGTTGATACGGTATATTTCAGGCTTTTTAAAACACCAGAGTCTAAAAATGAGTACCAGCAGTTTAATAACAAAAAGGAGTTTTTTGCTTTTTTAAAAGATAATAAGGTAATAAAGGAGTGGCGGGTTGTGGTGCCGAAAGCAAGTGATTACCAAACCCACACTTTAATTGATAAAATAGATGGTTTACACTTTAATGATTATACTTTGATTGCGCAAACCATTAATCGTGAACAAAAGGATACCGTTTACAGCAATGTCAATTTTAAGGTTACCGCCATGGCAGTAATCAACAGGATTAATGTTGATAAACATGAATACTTTGTAAGTCAGCTCATTGATGGCGCCCCTTTAAAAAACGTTAAAATCCAGCAACAAAGGTACGATTACAATATTCGGAAATATGTTAATGGTGTTTTGCTTACTACTAACGATAAAGGTTATGCCAGTACTAATGAAATCAATAATAACATGTCGAGGGCACTGGTTACACTGGGGAAAGATGAACTGAAATTAAATATCAATAATTATAGTAATTACCGCGATAACGAGGAGGATAGCCGTATCATTCTTTTTACGGATAGGCCTATTTATCGCCCGGGGCAAACCGTTTATTATAAAGGATTATGCTTAAGGATTGAAAAGGGGGTAAATAAAATTGAAGTAAATAGAATAATCGATGTTTATTTTAAAGATGCTAACGGAAAGGAAATTGCAACAGCCACTGTTAAAAATAATGATTTTGGCACTTTTCAGGGATCGTTCAGCATACCAATGGGTAAGTTAAATGGCAGTATGGTAATCAGCACTGATGATGGCCAAATTGGAGTGCAGGTAGAAGAATATAAACGTCCAACTTTCGAGGTCGTTTTTGATAAGCGCAACCAACGGTATAAACTGAACGATAGCATTAAGGTTGTGGGGAAGGCCAGTGCTTTTTCAGGATATTCGGTCAGTAATGCCAGCGTGAACTATAAAATTTTTCGCAGGGCGCTTTACGATTACAGGTTAAATTATACTGAGCAGGCGGCCATTTATGGATCGCGTGCATTCGAAAGAAAACAAATGGCCATTGGTAAAACAACAACCAAATCCGGTGGCAAATTTGATATTACATTTTTCGCTAAGGCAACCGATATCAGGCAAAATTATAGCTATGATATTGAAGTAGAAGTGACCGACTTAAATGGTGAAACCCGGACAAAAACCTCATCAGTTAGTGTGGGGCAGAAAGATATTAACCTCAACATCAATTCCGAACAGGTTATTTATACCAGCAATAAGCGCGATAGCCTTACCTTTTGGGTAAGCAATTTAAATAATGAACCAATTAAGGCTAACGTTAAAGCCGAATGGACTTTATTGCAGGCGCCTTCGCGACTGATGAACAAAAGCCCTTTTATGCCGAAAACTATTCAATATCCAAAGAGGCGTTTATTAAAGTTTTTCCAGATCAGGAATATAATAAAGAATTGGAGGTGGCCAAATGGCCACTGA
- the ribH gene encoding 6,7-dimethyl-8-ribityllumazine synthase translates to MSTQLKNLSDFSHTTVPSGADYKFGIIVAEWNAEITGALYNGALKTLLANGVKEENIVSLPVPGSFELTGGAEILLSKRSDIDAVICLGCVIQGDTKHFDFICDAVAQGVTNVGIKYSKPVIFGVLTTNNLEQAQDRAGGKHGNKGDEAAITAIKMADFSANI, encoded by the coding sequence ATGTCAACACAACTAAAAAATCTATCCGATTTCTCTCATACTACGGTGCCTAGCGGGGCAGACTATAAATTCGGCATTATTGTGGCCGAGTGGAATGCTGAAATTACCGGCGCTTTATACAATGGTGCATTAAAAACTTTGCTGGCCAATGGTGTAAAGGAAGAAAACATCGTTTCGCTACCTGTACCCGGCAGCTTTGAATTAACTGGCGGTGCCGAGATTTTATTGAGCAAAAGGAGTGATATTGATGCGGTAATCTGTTTGGGTTGTGTAATTCAGGGCGATACCAAGCATTTTGATTTCATTTGCGATGCTGTAGCACAAGGAGTAACCAATGTTGGCATTAAGTACAGTAAACCTGTAATTTTTGGTGTTTTAACTACCAATAACCTGGAGCAGGCGCAAGACCGTGCTGGTGGCAAACATGGCAATAAAGGCGATGAAGCAGCGATTACAGCCATTAAAATGGCCGATTTTTCTGCAAACATTTAA
- the ytxJ gene encoding bacillithiol system redox-active protein YtxJ, with product MNWVNLTSVEQLEEIKNASGYSLIFKHSTRCSISLMAKKNFEFDWDVIPSDTKLFFLDLISYRDISNHVAEVFQVTHQSPQILLIKDGECVLEASHSDISAEEVAEVIAA from the coding sequence ATGAATTGGGTTAACTTAACTTCAGTAGAACAACTTGAAGAAATCAAAAACGCAAGTGGCTACAGCCTCATTTTTAAGCACAGTACACGTTGCTCGATTAGCCTGATGGCTAAAAAGAACTTTGAGTTTGATTGGGACGTAATTCCTTCGGATACTAAGCTTTTCTTTTTAGATCTGATTAGTTACCGCGATATTTCAAACCATGTTGCAGAAGTGTTTCAGGTAACACACCAATCGCCACAGATTTTATTAATTAAAGATGGCGAGTGCGTATTAGAAGCTTCGCACAGCGATATCTCGGCAGAAGAAGTTGCAGAAGTGATTGCTGCCTAA
- a CDS encoding alpha-2-macroglobulin family protein yields the protein MAVNEQNDTVKVDKYVVVYGEQPALIQSNIEWITPEVSVVGPGESAVFRLAGLSNNSKGYYEVYYRDSVTKKVWLNLSPKQSIVKIKPDTGYHDGFAVQFTMVHEGVVYNSMQQVKMVDPKKELDIKFLTFRDKLQPGEKESWKLQISNSAGEKQMAEMVATLYDASLDDLKNMNWNTYLQTGFNYYFYNWNFNANNNANSNYLWFLKSNYEHAVITRKYESLNLFGYSYYGGYNYAYRNYINNLKKARKAGLQPEAIQKLAELEKGKLTYGVVFDNQGETLPGVQVKSGKLVTTTNVFGIYTIDARAGEKLSFSFIGYKNYTTVVGSKKRMDITLKEDGNALNEVMVVGYGSQRKEIMAASVAQVSDAPLEGKVAGLSIQDNTGVPGSNDKILIRGMSSIGDNDSGGQLKNNNIVARTNFNELAFFYPQLLTDAKGEIKIEFTIPQSLTRYKMMGFAHTKDLRTASVTKELVTQKQLAIAINTPRFFREGDTILLSAKLNNLAGKKLDGKASLALTDALTGKPIQVFDQVDKAEKAFEVDNEGSSVLKWTLIIPSGINAITYKVVAQSGKFSDGEENTIPVLPNAMLVTESMPVNVRGNTTKTFDMEKLEKSGTSKTLRNQSLTFEFTSNPVWYAVQALPYLMEYPYECAEQTFSRFYANSFATGIINSSPKIKTVFEQWKSSNNGDALLSNLEKNQELKSILLEETPWVRNADNESERKKRLAVLFDLNRMTYELKNNYDKLAKMQYNNGAFPWFTGMREDRYITQHIVLGIGQLKKLKMVDEKAYTGFNTMLNKAIAYLDAQLVNDYKQELQGNHISYLPLHYLFARSYTNSKNTSADFIKARDFYLKRLTANWKTFDSYQLAQTALVLSRNGNTAEAQKIITLLNQTAQQSEELGMYWAKNKAGWWWYQSPVETQSLLIEAFDEVAKDTKAVEEMKIWLLKNKQTNDWKTTKATTSACYALLMKGTDLLSESKEPEITIGSQKLTDLQSPNPVKEAGTGYQKVTVAGTNVKPEMGKVQIKNNNQTIAWGALYWQYFEQLDKITPAITGVKIKKQLFLQKASNKGDVLIPLTANNVLAPGDLVKVRVEIFCDRDMEYIHLKDMRSSGFEPVNVISRYKYQDGLGYYESTKDASTNFFISYMPKGTYVFEYPLRVTHSGNFSNGITTLQSMYAPEFTTHSAGIRVNVK from the coding sequence ATGGCGGTAAATGAACAGAACGATACCGTTAAAGTAGATAAATATGTAGTAGTTTATGGTGAGCAACCTGCTCTAATACAATCAAATATCGAATGGATTACTCCTGAGGTAAGTGTAGTCGGGCCTGGCGAAAGTGCCGTTTTTCGTTTAGCTGGTTTATCCAACAACAGTAAAGGGTATTATGAAGTTTATTATCGCGATAGCGTAACCAAAAAAGTGTGGCTTAACTTATCGCCCAAACAAAGTATCGTTAAAATTAAGCCTGATACCGGTTACCACGATGGTTTTGCTGTGCAGTTTACGATGGTGCATGAGGGGGTGGTTTACAATTCGATGCAGCAGGTTAAAATGGTAGATCCGAAAAAAGAACTCGACATTAAATTTTTAACATTCAGGGATAAGCTGCAACCCGGCGAAAAGGAAAGCTGGAAGCTACAGATCAGCAATAGCGCTGGTGAAAAGCAGATGGCCGAAATGGTGGCTACACTTTACGATGCAAGTCTGGACGATTTGAAAAATATGAATTGGAATACCTATTTGCAAACTGGTTTCAATTATTATTTCTACAACTGGAACTTCAATGCCAACAACAATGCTAACTCAAACTATTTATGGTTCTTAAAATCGAATTACGAGCATGCCGTTATTACCCGTAAATACGAAAGCCTTAATTTGTTTGGTTATAGTTATTACGGAGGTTACAATTATGCTTACCGCAATTATATCAATAACCTAAAGAAAGCCAGAAAGGCCGGATTACAACCAGAAGCCATTCAGAAATTGGCTGAGCTTGAAAAGGGTAAATTAACCTATGGTGTGGTGTTCGATAATCAGGGAGAAACATTACCTGGTGTGCAGGTTAAATCAGGTAAATTGGTAACAACAACTAATGTATTTGGAATTTATACCATTGATGCCAGGGCAGGTGAGAAGTTAAGTTTTTCATTTATTGGTTACAAGAATTACACCACCGTGGTGGGGAGTAAAAAGCGGATGGATATAACCCTGAAAGAAGACGGCAATGCTTTAAACGAGGTAATGGTTGTTGGATATGGTTCGCAACGAAAGGAAATCATGGCAGCTTCTGTTGCTCAGGTTTCAGACGCTCCATTGGAGGGCAAAGTAGCAGGCTTAAGTATTCAGGATAATACTGGTGTTCCAGGATCAAATGATAAAATACTTATCAGAGGAATGAGCAGTATTGGAGACAATGATTCTGGGGGACAATTAAAAAATAATAACATTGTTGCCCGTACCAATTTTAACGAACTGGCATTTTTTTATCCGCAATTATTAACCGATGCCAAAGGCGAAATCAAAATCGAGTTTACCATTCCGCAATCATTAACGCGTTATAAGATGATGGGTTTTGCCCACACCAAAGATTTAAGAACCGCATCGGTTACCAAAGAACTGGTTACACAAAAGCAACTGGCCATTGCAATCAATACACCAAGGTTTTTCCGCGAAGGAGATACCATCTTGTTAAGCGCTAAACTGAATAATTTAGCAGGTAAGAAACTGGATGGTAAGGCAAGCTTAGCATTAACGGATGCATTAACAGGTAAGCCAATTCAGGTTTTTGATCAGGTAGATAAAGCTGAAAAAGCTTTTGAAGTGGATAACGAAGGTAGTTCAGTTTTGAAGTGGACATTGATTATCCCGTCGGGTATTAATGCCATTACTTATAAGGTTGTGGCACAAAGTGGTAAATTTAGCGATGGCGAAGAAAATACCATTCCGGTGTTACCCAATGCCATGTTGGTTACCGAAAGCATGCCGGTAAATGTGAGGGGCAATACCACTAAGACATTCGATATGGAGAAGCTTGAAAAATCGGGAACTTCAAAAACTCTCCGTAACCAAAGTTTAACTTTCGAGTTTACCTCAAATCCGGTTTGGTATGCGGTACAGGCTCTGCCTTATTTAATGGAGTATCCGTACGAATGTGCCGAACAAACCTTTAGCCGCTTTTACGCCAATAGCTTTGCCACTGGAATCATCAATTCATCGCCAAAAATTAAAACGGTTTTTGAACAATGGAAAAGCAGCAACAATGGTGATGCACTTTTATCCAATCTAGAGAAAAATCAGGAATTGAAATCAATCTTACTCGAAGAAACACCTTGGGTGCGCAACGCTGATAATGAAAGCGAGCGTAAAAAACGTTTGGCAGTACTTTTCGATTTAAACCGAATGACTTATGAGCTGAAAAACAATTACGATAAGCTTGCTAAAATGCAGTATAACAATGGCGCTTTTCCATGGTTTACCGGTATGAGAGAAGACCGTTACATTACACAGCATATTGTTTTAGGGATAGGCCAGTTAAAAAAACTAAAAATGGTCGATGAGAAAGCTTATACAGGTTTTAATACCATGCTTAATAAAGCCATTGCTTATTTAGATGCACAATTGGTTAATGATTATAAACAAGAGCTGCAAGGAAACCACATTAGCTACTTGCCGCTACACTATTTGTTTGCAAGAAGCTATACCAACTCTAAAAATACAAGCGCCGATTTTATAAAGGCCAGAGATTTTTACCTGAAAAGATTAACTGCAAACTGGAAAACTTTTGATAGCTACCAGCTGGCGCAAACTGCTTTGGTGTTAAGCAGAAATGGCAATACCGCCGAAGCTCAAAAAATCATCACCCTGCTTAATCAAACCGCACAACAGAGCGAAGAATTGGGAATGTATTGGGCCAAAAATAAAGCTGGCTGGTGGTGGTATCAAAGTCCGGTTGAAACACAGTCCTTGCTGATTGAGGCGTTTGATGAGGTAGCTAAGGACACTAAAGCTGTTGAGGAAATGAAAATCTGGCTGCTTAAAAACAAACAAACCAATGATTGGAAAACCACTAAAGCCACAACTTCGGCCTGTTATGCTCTGTTAATGAAAGGTACAGATTTATTAAGCGAAAGTAAGGAACCCGAAATTACCATCGGCAGCCAAAAACTAACTGATTTGCAAAGCCCGAACCCGGTAAAAGAAGCGGGTACAGGTTATCAAAAAGTAACCGTCGCGGGTACAAACGTAAAACCAGAAATGGGAAAAGTACAAATTAAAAATAACAATCAAACCATTGCCTGGGGTGCATTGTACTGGCAATATTTCGAACAACTGGATAAAATTACGCCGGCCATTACAGGTGTCAAGATTAAAAAGCAACTGTTTTTACAAAAGGCCAGCAATAAAGGCGATGTGCTAATCCCTTTAACGGCCAATAATGTTTTAGCTCCTGGCGATCTGGTAAAAGTAAGAGTAGAAATTTTTTGCGACCGTGATATGGAATACATTCATTTAAAAGATATGCGTTCATCGGGCTTTGAGCCTGTTAACGTAATTTCGAGGTATAAGTACCAGGATGGATTGGGTTATTATGAAAGTACTAAAGATGCTTCGACCAATTTCTTTATCAGTTATATGCCCAAAGGTACTTATGTATTTGAATATCCGTTGAGGGTTACCCATTCGGGCAATTTTTCGAACGGTATTACTACTTTGCAAAGCATGTATGCGCCTGAGTTTACTACCCATTCGGCAGGCATACGTGTAAACGTAAAGTAA
- a CDS encoding malate:quinone oxidoreductase, with the protein MTKKKKTVGKTDADVILIGAGIMSATLGVLLKQLEPNLSIEIYERLDIAAAESSDAWNNAGTGHSAFCELNYTPEKKDGTVETKKAIQIAEHFEVSKQFWSYLVTKGLVSDPCNFIRNIPHMSFVWGKKNVDYLKKRYDALTQCDLFSDMQYTEDTELVKSWAPLIMDGRKKNEKVAATKMDLGTDVNFGTLTRDMFNNLKEQNNVNLHFNHEIRDLKKNKDGNWIVKVKDLDSGDKRKRVAKFVFIGAGGGSLPLLEKSDIPEGKGFGGFPVSGQWLKCTNEEIIKKHHAKVYGKAAVGAPPMSVPHLDTRMINGKQALLFGPYAGFSTKFLKNGSFLDLPKSIKFNNIRPMISAGLHNLDLTKYLIEQVRQSPEDRLEALKEYLPTAELKDWELEYAGQRVQVIKKDEKKGGILEFGTEVVNAADGSIAALLGASPGASTAVSIMLDLLNRCFAEDLATDEWQAKIREMIPTYGKALAQDSDLCKETRKKTSKILKIENTVVA; encoded by the coding sequence ATGACAAAAAAGAAAAAGACAGTTGGTAAAACTGACGCTGATGTAATTTTAATAGGGGCAGGCATCATGAGTGCAACCCTGGGTGTTTTATTAAAACAATTAGAGCCTAATTTAAGCATTGAAATTTACGAACGTTTAGATATTGCAGCAGCAGAAAGTTCTGATGCCTGGAATAACGCCGGAACGGGACACTCTGCTTTTTGCGAATTAAACTACACGCCCGAGAAGAAGGACGGTACGGTGGAAACAAAAAAAGCCATTCAGATTGCCGAACATTTCGAAGTTTCTAAACAGTTTTGGTCATACTTAGTAACAAAGGGTTTGGTTTCCGACCCCTGCAATTTTATCCGCAACATTCCACACATGAGCTTTGTTTGGGGTAAAAAGAATGTCGATTACCTGAAAAAACGCTACGATGCATTAACACAATGCGATCTGTTTAGCGATATGCAGTACACCGAAGATACCGAACTGGTAAAAAGCTGGGCACCATTGATTATGGATGGCCGCAAAAAAAATGAAAAAGTTGCTGCAACAAAAATGGATCTGGGTACCGATGTTAACTTTGGTACACTAACCCGTGATATGTTTAACAACCTGAAAGAGCAGAATAATGTTAATCTTCATTTCAACCACGAAATCCGCGATCTGAAAAAGAACAAAGATGGTAACTGGATTGTAAAGGTAAAAGATCTGGATAGCGGCGATAAACGTAAACGCGTAGCTAAATTTGTATTTATCGGTGCTGGTGGTGGCTCTTTGCCATTGTTAGAAAAATCTGATATTCCTGAAGGAAAAGGTTTTGGCGGTTTCCCGGTTAGCGGACAATGGTTAAAATGTACCAACGAAGAAATTATTAAAAAACACCACGCAAAGGTTTACGGTAAAGCTGCGGTTGGTGCGCCGCCTATGTCGGTGCCACACCTCGATACCCGCATGATTAATGGTAAGCAAGCCTTATTATTTGGTCCTTATGCAGGTTTTTCAACTAAATTCCTTAAAAACGGATCGTTTTTAGATTTACCAAAATCGATCAAGTTTAACAATATCCGTCCAATGATTTCGGCTGGATTGCACAATTTAGATTTAACAAAGTATTTAATTGAGCAGGTTAGACAGTCGCCCGAAGATAGACTGGAAGCATTGAAAGAATATTTACCAACTGCTGAATTGAAAGATTGGGAACTGGAATATGCTGGTCAGCGCGTACAGGTAATTAAGAAAGATGAGAAAAAGGGTGGTATTTTAGAGTTTGGTACCGAAGTAGTAAATGCAGCCGATGGTTCTATTGCAGCTTTATTAGGCGCTTCTCCGGGTGCATCAACAGCTGTTTCTATCATGCTCGATTTACTAAACCGTTGCTTTGCAGAAGATTTAGCTACTGATGAGTGGCAGGCTAAAATCAGAGAAATGATCCCAACCTATGGAAAAGCATTGGCACAGGATTCAGATCTTTGCAAAGAAACAAGAAAGAAAACTTCTAAAATATTGAAAATTGAAAATACTGTAGTTGCTTAA